Genomic segment of Streptomyces alboniger:
TGTTTTCGGTGGTTCGGGCCGGGCCCGCGGCTACCCTTGTCGGGTCACCACCCCGCAGGCGGGGGCGGCTCGGCAGAGGGAGGGTGCGTGGATGGGGGCACTGTAGGGCTGCGTATCGCGTCGGCGGTGATCGCGCCGCTGCTCAAGCGGTTGCTGCTGCCTCCCGCCAAGGCGCCGGGCGCACAGTTCCAGGACCGGCCGATCCCGGTCCGGCGCCTCATGGCCTTCTCCCGCGAGCACCGCACCCTCACCGAGGACGACCTGCACCGGATCGCCCGCGAACTGGTGCGGCGCGCGGTGCGGGCGGCGGGTCCCTACGACCCGCCGGTCGGCGCCGACGAGAAGGACGCGGTGGGGCTGGCGCTGACCCGGACCCTGCACGCGCTCGGCGACCTCGACATGGACGACGTCCAGGCGTTCGCGCTGGGTCCCGAGCAGCTGGCCGCCGAGCTGTCGAGGCGGGCGGGGCCCGAGACCCGCAGGCTCCTCAGCGACGACGCCGCCCGCTTCCACGACCGGCTCCTGGAGACGGCCTGTGTGCACGTGGTGCGGTTCTTCAGCGAGCAGCCGGGGTTCGCGGCCCGCACGCAGATCGAGCAGAGCCGCGAGGTCCGTGAGCAGAGCGAGCGGCTCGACCGGATCCTGGAGCGCCTTCCCGACATCTCCGCGCAGGACGCCCGGTTCGAGGAGGAGTACGCGCGCTACGTCGTCCGGAGCCACGGCAGGCTCACCATCCACGGCGTCGACCTGCGGGAGCCCGCGGGCCAGGAATGGCCCCTTGAGGCGGCCTACTTGAGCCTGGAGGCCACCCCCTACCGCAGCGGCCCGTCGGAGGCCGCCCCGCTGGCGGACGGCGAGTCGCCCGAGCGTGCGGCGGCGCCGGTGGAGACCACCCTCGCCACCCACGACCGAGTCCTGCTGCGCGGCGTGGCGGGCACCGGCAAGACGACGCTCGTGCAGTGGCTGGCCCTGACCACGGCACGGCAGGACCGGGTGCCCGGCTCGCTCTCCCAGCTCCTGGGCCGCGTGCCCTTCGTACTGCCGCTGCGCGCCCTGGCCCGCAAGGGCGCCGAGCTGCCGATGCCCCAGGACTTCCTGCGCTGGATCGACTGCCCGCTGCTGGGCACCGACCCCGAGGGGTGGGCCACGCGCGTGTTGCAGAACGGCCGCGCGGTGATGCTGATCGACGGGGCTGACGAGATCCCGAAGGGTGAGCGCGGCCGCGTCAAGACGTGGCTCAAGAAGCTCCTCGCCGTCTTCCCCGGCAACCTGTGGCTGCTCACCTCGCGTCCCTCCGCCCTGGAGCAGGGCTGGCTCGGCCAGGAGGGCTTCCACGAGTTCGTGCTCAGCGAGATGCGGCCCGCCGACATGCGGCGTTTCATCGAACGCTGGCACTCGGCGGCGGGGGCGCCCGCCCGGCTCGGCGAGTCGTTGACGCTCGCGCTGCGCAGCAGGCCGGAGCTGAGCCGCCTCGCGACCAATCCGCTGATGTGCGGGCTGATCTGCGCCCTGCACCGGGAGCGCCGCGGTTTCCTGCCGCGCGGGCGCGCCTCGCTCTACGAGGCCGCGCTCGCCATGCTCCTGGAGCGGCGCGACGTGGAGCGCGAGGTGTACGGCGGCGGCAACGGCACCCCGCAGCTCGACCAGAGGTCCGCCACCGAGCCCCTGCGGCGCCTCGCGTACTGGCTGATCCGCAACGAACGGACCCAGCTGGACCGCGCGGACGCCGTGGACGTCGTACGCCGTCTGATGCCGTCGGTGGAACGCCTCGCGGAGATCGGAGAGGCGGAGGACGTCCTCCAGCTCCTCCTGGAGCGCTCGGGACTGCTGCGCGAGCCCGCCCAGGGCGCCGTCGACTTCATCCACCGCACCTTCCAGGACTTCCTCGGCGCCCAGGCGGTGCTCGAGGAGCGGGACATGGGCATGCTGGTGAACAACGCCCACCTGGAGCAGTGGGAGGACGTGGTGCAGATGGTCGTCGCCCAGGCCCGCCATCACGAGCGGGGCGAACTGCTCACCCGGCTGCGCGAGCGCGGCGAGCGCGAGAGGGACCCCGGCGTCCAGGCGCGGCTGCGGCTGCTCGCGCTCGCCTCCCTGGAGCAGGCCACCAGCGTCGCCCCGGCGGTGCGCGAGGCCATCGAGGACCAGGCGGCGCGCATGGTGCCGCCGCGCAGTCTGCGCGAGGCGAGGTCCCTGGCACGGACGGGGCCGCTGCTGCTCGGCCTGCTGCCCGGCGCCGACGCCTTGACGGGCGACGAGGAACTGGCCACCGTCCACGCGATCTGCCAGATCGGCGGGGACGCCGCCATCCCGCGCCTGCGACAGTTCCTGCACACCGGCCAGAGCGCCGTACGCGCCCAGCTGCTGCACCACTGGGACCGCTTCGACCCCGAGGTGTACGCGGAGGAGATCGTCCGGCCGCTCCTGGACATCGCGCCCGAGGAGATGGTCACCGTGCGCTCGCGCGCCGAGCTGGACGCGCTGCGCACGATGTCCGGCTACCAACGCGTCAGCCTGCGGGGCGACTTCACGCCCGACGACGTCCGTTCGGCGTTCGACGCACGCCATCTGCGGGAGCTTCGGCTGCGCGACATCCTGTCGCTGGACTCCCTGGAGGTGCTGTCCGGCTACACCGAGCTGGAGTCGCTCGGGCTGCGCGGCTGCCGCAACCTCCAGGATCCGCTGCCGCTCACCCGGCTCCCGCGGCTGCGGCGGCTCGCGCTGCGGGACCTGCCCCGCTTCGAGCCGCTGCACGAGCTGGCCGGCTGCGCGCGGCTCGACACACTCCTGATCGGCGCGGACGTTCCCTGGCGCGGCCTCACCGACCTGCCCTGCCCCGAGCGGCTCCAGGTCCTCTCGCTGCCGCCGACCGCCACCCGCCTCACGGACATCGCGGCCTGCGAACGCCTCGCCGAGCTGCACCTCCAGGAGGCGAGCGAGCGGCTGACGCCGGATTCCTGGGGAGCGGAACTGGGCAAGCTCACCGGACTGCGTACGCTCACGCTGACCTCGGCGCAGCTGAGCATGCTGCTGTTCGCGCCGCGTACGCAGCTTCCCCATGTCACCCGGCTGAGCGTGCACGCCGGGGCGGGCGCCGCCGTGCCACTGCGCCGGATCGCCCTGCGCCTGCCCGGGCTTGAGGAGATCCAGCTCCTGGAGGCGGCCGAGGTCGACCTCGCCTCGCTCGGCTCGCTGCACCGGCTGCGCCGGGTGCGGCTGGCGTATCCCGGTGAGGTACGCGGTTCGGAGGCTCTCGCGGGCGACGTGGAGCTGTCCGTCTACCCGCAGCCTTGATATCTGACCGCGGATATCCGCCCGCGGCCTTGATTCTGTCCGCGGCCTTGATCGACGGACTGACACCGGCTGTGCGCAAAGGGTAAGTTCTATGGCCCCAAGCACGGTTGACAAGGAGCGGTACCACGGAGACGGGGGATCCAGTCGGATGGACAGTGCGGAAGACGTGCCGCTGTACGGCAGGGACCCTCTCCTGCGCGCGCTCGTCCCGCGGCTGACCGGCCTCAAGTACGACGAACGCGCGCGCACCGCACGCGAGTTCCAGCACGACCTGCCCGTCGTCCTGGTGACGGGGCGGCACGGCATGGGGCGCAGCGCCGTGCTGCGAGAGCTGGCCGCGCACTACCGCGACCGGCTTCCTCTCGCCCATGTCAGGATCGCGCCCGCCGGTTACACGTCGTTCTCGCCGGCCGCATCCGACGCCGACGGTGACGTCGCCACCGATCTGGTCGGCGTCCTCATGGAGCTGGCGCGTCAGCTGGCGCCTTCCTACCGGCGCCCCTTCCCCGTTCTGCTGCCCGGCCTGTTCGCCGTCTCCAGCTGGGACCCGGGAGACGACGCCGACCGGGACGCGGCCTGTCTGCGGCTGGCCCGGCTGCTGATCGCCTGCCACCTGGCCGACGGGCCCGAACAGGAGCTGCGCCAGGCGTGGGCCGGCGCGGTCGAGGCCCGTGTCGAACCGGTCGTCCCCCGGGCGCCCGGGGGGCCGGGGAGCGGAGCCGCGAGCATCTCCCGCGCGCTGCACCGCGAGTACGCGCACCGGTACCGCGCGGGCGCCGAGCGGGACTGGTACCGCGGCCGCTTCCCCCAGCTCACCGAGGACGCCGACCCCGTGGAGCTGCTCGGTGACTGGTACCACCAGGGCGGGGACTACCGGCGGTCGGTCGAGCGGACGCTCGTGGCCGCTTTCCGGCACGATGTCGCCGGTTCCTACGGCCGGTTGCAGCGCTGGAACCGCGAGCCGTGGCCCCTGGTGCTCCTCGACGACGTGCATCTGCCCGCCGGGCGGCGCTTCCTCGACCTGCTCCTCGAACACCGGGCGATGCCCGAGTCCCCGGAGCGCGAGGAACTGGTCGTCGTGGCCACCCGGCTCGGCGAACCGCCGGGCAACGACCCCGGCCCGGTCCGGCGCCAACTGGCCGATCTGGTGCGCACGTCCGGCTGGGAGCGCCGCGGCACCACGCCGTCCGCGGGCCTGCTCACCGTCCCCCTCACCCCGTTGAGCCGCGACGACGTCCTGCCGCTTCTGGAAGCCGGTTCGGCGGGCGCTCCCCTCCACCCCTATCTCGCCTCCGCCCTGCACACGCTGACCGGCGGCCATCCCGCGGCGACGACCATGCTCTGCTCCGCGGTGCGCGCCGCGACCCGCGCGGGTCTGGCCGTGGCGCCGCGGGACCTCCTCGAACTGTCCGCGAAGGACGGCCGCCCCGTCGGCGAGGCGCTGCTGGAGCGGCTGCTCCCGGACCGGCGCCAGCGTGACCGGCTGACGCTCCTGTCCCTGGCGAGGGACAGCACGGCCGCCGAGGAGCTGGCGACCCGGCTGCGTCTTGAGGGCCCGGAGCAGCTGCCCGCGAACGCGGTCACCGACTACCTCGAACAGCAGCACTGGCAGCGCCTGACGCCGCCCGAGAGCCCGCTGGTGACGGACCCGCTCCTCCAGAAACTCCTGGTGCACGAGGCCCGTCGGCTCTCCCCGGGGCCCGACGACAGCCGGGGCTGGCAGGAGATCCACCGTTTCCTGCACGACCACCACGCCCGGCGCGCCGACGAGGGCGAGGCCGACGCCCTGCGGCACATGCTCGCCGCGGGCGGCGTCGAGACGGTGGTGGCCTCGCTGGCGGAGTCGTTCCAGTCCGAGCGGGACGAGCGGGGCGCGGGGCACTGGCTGCGCTGTCTGCGGCATGCCGCGACCGCGCCCACACCGCCCGCGCGGGACTGGGAGGACGACCGTCTGCGGATCGCGCTCGGGGCGCACGACGGCCGCCGCTACGCCCATCTCGACGACACCGAGCGGTGCGTCA
This window contains:
- a CDS encoding NACHT domain-containing protein, encoding MDGGTVGLRIASAVIAPLLKRLLLPPAKAPGAQFQDRPIPVRRLMAFSREHRTLTEDDLHRIARELVRRAVRAAGPYDPPVGADEKDAVGLALTRTLHALGDLDMDDVQAFALGPEQLAAELSRRAGPETRRLLSDDAARFHDRLLETACVHVVRFFSEQPGFAARTQIEQSREVREQSERLDRILERLPDISAQDARFEEEYARYVVRSHGRLTIHGVDLREPAGQEWPLEAAYLSLEATPYRSGPSEAAPLADGESPERAAAPVETTLATHDRVLLRGVAGTGKTTLVQWLALTTARQDRVPGSLSQLLGRVPFVLPLRALARKGAELPMPQDFLRWIDCPLLGTDPEGWATRVLQNGRAVMLIDGADEIPKGERGRVKTWLKKLLAVFPGNLWLLTSRPSALEQGWLGQEGFHEFVLSEMRPADMRRFIERWHSAAGAPARLGESLTLALRSRPELSRLATNPLMCGLICALHRERRGFLPRGRASLYEAALAMLLERRDVEREVYGGGNGTPQLDQRSATEPLRRLAYWLIRNERTQLDRADAVDVVRRLMPSVERLAEIGEAEDVLQLLLERSGLLREPAQGAVDFIHRTFQDFLGAQAVLEERDMGMLVNNAHLEQWEDVVQMVVAQARHHERGELLTRLRERGERERDPGVQARLRLLALASLEQATSVAPAVREAIEDQAARMVPPRSLREARSLARTGPLLLGLLPGADALTGDEELATVHAICQIGGDAAIPRLRQFLHTGQSAVRAQLLHHWDRFDPEVYAEEIVRPLLDIAPEEMVTVRSRAELDALRTMSGYQRVSLRGDFTPDDVRSAFDARHLRELRLRDILSLDSLEVLSGYTELESLGLRGCRNLQDPLPLTRLPRLRRLALRDLPRFEPLHELAGCARLDTLLIGADVPWRGLTDLPCPERLQVLSLPPTATRLTDIAACERLAELHLQEASERLTPDSWGAELGKLTGLRTLTLTSAQLSMLLFAPRTQLPHVTRLSVHAGAGAAVPLRRIALRLPGLEEIQLLEAAEVDLASLGSLHRLRRVRLAYPGEVRGSEALAGDVELSVYPQP
- a CDS encoding ATP-binding protein, with protein sequence MDSAEDVPLYGRDPLLRALVPRLTGLKYDERARTAREFQHDLPVVLVTGRHGMGRSAVLRELAAHYRDRLPLAHVRIAPAGYTSFSPAASDADGDVATDLVGVLMELARQLAPSYRRPFPVLLPGLFAVSSWDPGDDADRDAACLRLARLLIACHLADGPEQELRQAWAGAVEARVEPVVPRAPGGPGSGAASISRALHREYAHRYRAGAERDWYRGRFPQLTEDADPVELLGDWYHQGGDYRRSVERTLVAAFRHDVAGSYGRLQRWNREPWPLVLLDDVHLPAGRRFLDLLLEHRAMPESPEREELVVVATRLGEPPGNDPGPVRRQLADLVRTSGWERRGTTPSAGLLTVPLTPLSRDDVLPLLEAGSAGAPLHPYLASALHTLTGGHPAATTMLCSAVRAATRAGLAVAPRDLLELSAKDGRPVGEALLERLLPDRRQRDRLTLLSLARDSTAAEELATRLRLEGPEQLPANAVTDYLEQQHWQRLTPPESPLVTDPLLQKLLVHEARRLSPGPDDSRGWQEIHRFLHDHHARRADEGEADALRHMLAAGGVETVVASLAESFQSERDERGAGHWLRCLRHAATAPTPPARDWEDDRLRIALGAHDGRRYAHLDDTERCVNRLLHALWYLSEPHTEPDPDTCTAIEQELAYLSLRHPSWRVTLGQAARRWPAAARDKRPLPIPGQ